One stretch of Campylobacter sp. CCS1377 DNA includes these proteins:
- a CDS encoding GDP-L-fucose synthase — protein sequence MKKNDKIYIAGHRGLVGSAILRKLKDNGYENLIYKTHSELDLTDQNAVKIFFEKEKPNFVFLCAARLGGIEAHKQFRAEFIYDNLQIQNNVIHQSYINNVKKLLFISSTSVYPEHASLPIKEEYLLSGKLQYLHEPYAIAKIAGMKMCEAYSERYGVDFISVCPTTLYGPNDNFDMLSANVVSALMRRIFLTKLLQDKRYEDIMKDLQVDNDEQMKQRLEIFGIKENRVEIWGSGKPKREFLFSEDLAEACIYIMENTSFKELCDLDKQNTHINIAPYNNTSIKELAELLQEIIEFKGELYYNSLKPDGTYEKLTSSEKIKLLGWQYRGNLKEKLIATFQWYKTSKGIK from the coding sequence ATGAAAAAAAATGATAAAATTTATATAGCTGGTCATAGAGGGTTGGTTGGTTCTGCTATTTTGAGAAAATTAAAAGATAATGGCTATGAGAATTTAATTTACAAAACACATTCTGAATTAGATCTAACTGATCAAAATGCTGTTAAGATTTTTTTTGAAAAAGAAAAGCCGAATTTTGTTTTTTTATGCGCGGCTAGACTTGGTGGCATAGAAGCACATAAGCAATTTAGGGCTGAATTTATTTATGATAATTTACAAATTCAAAATAATGTAATTCATCAATCATATATAAATAATGTAAAAAAACTTTTATTTATCAGCAGTACGAGTGTCTATCCAGAACATGCTTCGTTACCCATAAAAGAAGAATATTTATTAAGTGGAAAGTTGCAATATCTGCATGAACCTTATGCTATAGCTAAAATAGCTGGTATGAAGATGTGCGAGGCTTACTCAGAAAGATATGGAGTTGATTTTATTTCTGTTTGTCCTACTACTTTATATGGCCCAAATGATAATTTTGATATGTTAAGTGCCAATGTAGTTTCAGCATTAATGAGAAGAATATTTTTAACTAAGTTATTGCAAGATAAACGCTATGAAGATATAATGAAAGATTTACAGGTGGATAATGATGAGCAAATGAAGCAAAGGCTAGAGATTTTCGGAATAAAAGAGAATAGGGTGGAAATTTGGGGTAGTGGGAAGCCAAAAAGAGAATTTCTATTTAGTGAAGATTTAGCAGAAGCTTGCATATATATAATGGAAAATACAAGCTTTAAAGAGTTGTGTGATTTAGATAAACAAAATACCCATATTAATATTGCTCCTTATAACAATACCTCTATTAAAGAGTTGGCTGAACTTTTGCAAGAGATTATAGAATTTAAAGGTGAATTATATTATAATTCATTAAAACCTGATGGAACTTATGAGAAGTTAACTTCTAGTGAGAAAATAAAACTATTGGGTTGGCAGTATAGAGGAAATTTAAAAGAGAAACTAATTGCAACATTTCAATGGTATAAAACAAGCAAAGGAATAAAATGA
- a CDS encoding class II aldolase/adducin family protein → MINSTKELDRCINEYQKLCKIFGNILDAPFKGGNISVKSEHYLVIKSSGEDLKKEHKVSIFKDKINSFTYYQEQYYTDITKPSMEIKMHTVFKNKYVAHYHPVYILPYLCAKNYRFNDHDFIDFVLPGDDLWKTLNENYIYKEKGVVMLKNHGVIIYAEEIQDVFNLYINLKEYFCEQNNSIYTPDDAIDTTNAELWLFRNTIENIARNKNLDLVTLKQNEICKLLNLPDEKYRRKIMESENKK, encoded by the coding sequence ATGATAAATAGCACAAAAGAACTTGATCGATGCATTAATGAATATCAAAAGCTTTGTAAGATTTTTGGAAATATTTTAGATGCTCCATTTAAGGGTGGAAATATCTCTGTTAAAAGTGAGCATTATTTGGTAATTAAATCATCTGGTGAGGATTTAAAAAAAGAACATAAAGTTTCTATTTTTAAAGATAAAATTAATTCTTTTACTTATTATCAAGAGCAATATTATACAGATATAACAAAGCCGTCTATGGAAATTAAAATGCATACAGTCTTTAAGAATAAATATGTAGCACATTATCATCCGGTTTATATCCTGCCTTATCTTTGTGCAAAAAATTATAGATTTAATGACCATGATTTTATTGATTTTGTTTTACCAGGAGATGATTTATGGAAGACATTAAATGAAAATTATATTTATAAAGAAAAAGGTGTGGTGATGTTAAAAAACCACGGTGTTATTATCTATGCAGAAGAAATTCAAGATGTATTTAACCTATATATTAATTTAAAAGAATATTTTTGTGAGCAAAATAATTCTATATACACTCCAGATGATGCTATTGATACCACTAATGCCGAATTATGGTTATTTAGAAATACTATCGAAAATATAGCAAGAAATAAAAACCTAGATTTAGTCACTTTAAAGCAAAATGAAATTTGCAAACTATTAAATTTGCCTGATGAAAAATATAGAAGAAAAATTATGGAAAGTGAGAATAAAAAATGA
- a CDS encoding sugar phosphate nucleotidyltransferase yields the protein MNIIIPATGIGKRFKEAGYKELKPFIKVMENKVILDYVIECFDVQNDTFYFIAQESEKSKFEDFVQTRNINAKVIIYKGEKLGPAGSLYGVMSQLQNILDEEVIISYCDFGQKWNYKDFLNFTQENQDAQGIIPCYTGYHPHLIPLENVYAACKVYKNTYKVYEVIEKYNSKNKFEEYYSSGIYYFRSLKLATEAIKKQMDVKDMISGEYYISATNNYLENVLCYPFIEKFYQFGTPKDFEYVKNKLNSQDVNNEKIKIQNTIILSAGRGERFLNLNFNQPKPFLPLKNSSIIENIIETLRNIETSIVCVGAKDHEKYWENINQEVRFVKPNKIGAAYSYKESCKDLKGDVLILPCDLIAKHINDAFIKLREKYEIIIFTTPASKYNINNPHYFTWIEGKNNEIQNIFIKNRDNNADLVMIGSFYFKENSLLLEYIDKIFKEDIKTNGEFYIDNVFELLIKSYKIGYIVVDNYFSFGTPEEYFENKYWFRKVDNE from the coding sequence ATGAATATTATAATACCAGCGACTGGAATAGGAAAAAGATTTAAGGAAGCGGGTTATAAAGAATTAAAACCTTTCATCAAAGTTATGGAAAATAAAGTCATTTTGGATTATGTAATTGAATGTTTTGATGTGCAAAATGATACTTTTTATTTTATTGCACAAGAAAGCGAAAAAAGCAAATTTGAAGATTTCGTTCAAACAAGAAATATAAACGCAAAAGTTATTATCTACAAAGGTGAAAAACTAGGACCTGCTGGAAGTTTGTATGGAGTAATGTCACAACTTCAAAATATATTAGACGAAGAAGTTATTATTAGCTATTGTGATTTTGGACAAAAATGGAATTATAAAGACTTTTTAAATTTTACACAAGAAAATCAAGACGCACAAGGAATAATTCCTTGTTATACGGGCTATCATCCGCATTTAATACCTTTAGAAAATGTATATGCAGCGTGTAAAGTTTATAAAAACACTTATAAGGTATATGAAGTTATAGAAAAATATAATTCTAAAAATAAATTTGAAGAATATTATTCTTCAGGGATTTATTATTTTAGAAGTTTGAAATTAGCCACAGAGGCGATTAAAAAACAAATGGATGTTAAAGATATGATTTCTGGAGAGTATTATATTTCAGCGACCAATAATTACCTAGAAAATGTTTTATGCTACCCTTTTATAGAAAAATTCTACCAATTTGGCACCCCAAAAGATTTTGAATATGTAAAAAACAAATTAAATTCGCAAGATGTTAATAATGAAAAAATAAAAATTCAAAACACTATTATATTGTCAGCTGGGCGAGGTGAAAGATTTTTAAATCTAAATTTTAATCAACCAAAGCCATTTTTACCGCTTAAAAATTCAAGTATTATAGAAAATATAATTGAAACTTTAAGAAATATTGAAACTAGTATCGTATGTGTCGGCGCAAAAGATCATGAAAAATATTGGGAAAACATTAATCAAGAAGTAAGATTTGTTAAACCAAATAAAATCGGTGCAGCATATTCTTATAAAGAATCTTGTAAAGATTTAAAAGGTGATGTTTTAATTCTTCCTTGTGATTTAATTGCCAAACATATCAATGATGCTTTTATAAAATTACGAGAAAAATATGAAATTATTATATTTACAACACCAGCTTCTAAATATAATATTAACAATCCGCATTATTTTACTTGGATAGAAGGAAAAAATAATGAAATACAAAACATTTTCATTAAAAATAGAGACAATAATGCTGATTTGGTGATGATAGGTAGTTTTTATTTTAAAGAAAATTCTCTATTGTTAGAATATATAGATAAGATATTTAAGGAAGATATAAAAACCAATGGTGAATTTTATATTGACAATGTATTTGAACTATTAATTAAATCGTATAAAATAGGCTATATAGTTGTTGATAATTATTTTTCTTTTGGAACTCCAGAAGAATATTTTGAGAATAAATATTGGTTTAGGAAGGTGGATAATGAATAA
- a CDS encoding GDP-mannose 4,6-dehydratase — protein sequence MKKIALITGFTGQVGSQMADFLLENTDYEVIGMMRWQESMENIYHLNDRINKKDRISIFYADLNDYSSIQKLFESKRPDVIFHLAAQSYPKTSFDIPIETLQTNIIGTANILENIRLLKVKDNYDPVVHVCSSSEVYGRAKVGIKLNEDTQFHGASPYSISKIGTDYLGRFYGEAYGIKTYVTRMGTHSGPRRSDVFFESTVAKQIALIEAGLQEPIIKVGNLSSVRTFQDCRDAIRAYYLLSLESEKGNVPCGEAFNIAGEEAFKLPEVIDILLSFSTRKDIKVEQDEERLRPIDADYQMFDNTKIKSFINWKPEIPARKMFEDLLNHWRDEIKKGNIPLNR from the coding sequence ATGAAAAAAATAGCATTAATCACAGGTTTTACTGGACAAGTTGGCTCGCAAATGGCGGATTTTCTATTAGAAAATACTGATTATGAAGTTATTGGCATGATGCGTTGGCAAGAAAGTATGGAAAATATCTATCATTTAAATGATAGAATTAATAAAAAAGATAGAATTAGCATTTTTTATGCGGATTTAAATGATTATTCTAGTATTCAAAAGCTTTTTGAAAGCAAACGCCCTGATGTGATTTTTCATTTAGCGGCACAATCTTACCCAAAAACTTCTTTTGATATACCAATAGAAACTTTACAAACTAATATCATAGGCACGGCAAATATCTTAGAAAACATTAGATTATTAAAAGTCAAAGATAATTATGATCCAGTGGTGCATGTGTGCTCATCTAGTGAAGTTTATGGGCGTGCAAAAGTAGGTATAAAGCTAAACGAAGATACACAATTTCATGGAGCAAGTCCTTATAGTATAAGTAAAATTGGCACAGATTATTTAGGAAGATTTTATGGTGAGGCTTATGGTATCAAAACCTATGTTACTAGAATGGGAACGCATAGTGGCCCAAGACGAAGTGATGTATTTTTTGAAAGCACAGTTGCAAAACAAATCGCACTCATTGAAGCTGGACTTCAAGAGCCTATTATAAAAGTGGGAAATTTATCAAGTGTAAGAACCTTTCAAGATTGTCGTGACGCTATAAGAGCTTATTATCTACTTTCACTTGAAAGTGAAAAAGGCAATGTGCCTTGTGGGGAAGCTTTTAACATAGCAGGAGAAGAGGCCTTTAAACTTCCTGAGGTTATCGATATACTTTTGAGTTTTTCTACAAGAAAAGATATCAAAGTAGAACAAGACGAAGAAAGACTTCGTCCTATTGATGCAGATTATCAAATGTTTGATAACACAAAAATCAAAAGTTTTATCAATTGGAAGCCTGAAATTCCAGCTAGAAAGATGTTTGAAGATTTATTAAATCATTGGAGGGATGAGATCAAAAAAGGCAACATCCCACTAAATAGGTGA
- a CDS encoding nucleotidyltransferase family protein: MQAIVLCGGLGTRLKSVISDVPKPMAPINGKPFLEFIFEYLKKQDIKEVILAVSYKYEIIQAHFKDEFLGIKIKYSIEKEPLGTGGAIKQALNLVEKETFVLNGDTFFDIDLKELSLKTSKICLALKTMKDFDRYGAVELDNNNFIKSFKEKEFIKQGLINGGIYLLTKDIFDGFNLEAKFSFEDFLQENFKALKARAEIFEDYFIDIGVPEDYKEFCG; this comes from the coding sequence TTGCAAGCTATAGTTTTATGTGGCGGGTTAGGAACAAGGCTTAAAAGTGTGATTAGCGATGTTCCAAAACCTATGGCACCGATAAATGGCAAACCTTTTTTGGAATTTATCTTTGAATATCTTAAAAAACAAGATATAAAGGAAGTAATTTTGGCAGTGTCTTATAAATATGAAATTATACAGGCACATTTTAAAGACGAGTTTTTAGGCATTAAAATAAAATACAGCATAGAAAAAGAGCCTTTAGGAACTGGTGGAGCGATTAAACAAGCCTTAAATTTGGTAGAAAAAGAGACTTTTGTGTTAAATGGCGATACTTTTTTTGATATTGATTTAAAAGAACTTAGCTTAAAGACAAGCAAAATTTGCCTTGCTTTAAAAACTATGAAAGATTTTGATAGATATGGAGCAGTGGAACTTGACAATAATAATTTTATTAAATCTTTTAAAGAAAAGGAATTTATAAAGCAAGGTTTAATCAATGGTGGAATTTATCTTTTAACTAAAGATATTTTCGATGGGTTTAATTTAGAAGCTAAGTTTTCTTTTGAAGATTTTTTGCAAGAAAATTTTAAAGCTTTAAAGGCTAGAGCTGAAATTTTTGAAGATTATTTTATAGATATTGGTGTGCCTGAGGATTATAAGGAATTTTGTGGATGA
- a CDS encoding CDP-glycerol glycerophosphotransferase family protein, protein MINYKNKLHLIIFKKIFSSSFLERKAIVFTDMFYDENCELIDNFLLFKYMYEQGYDVYYLMNKKHIKYKQVKQIYKKNIIGCVPNKTSWRLLVVIAKVKVWVDSCQLLFLSKLYSLIDKSKVCCIQAQHGVNYFKEGYRFHLSEFIYDKVIVSNDIEKSIYCKNYSYCEDNFIKAGLPRWTLLENHQEENSILIYFTYRQYISLIKDNFKSSSYYKKIKDFLNNEKLNKICSQYKTKIYFAMHHEITRLFGEDCFKTENSNIIFIGEQDIGKIKNKASMLITDFSSMCFDFMYINKPVVFYNIAKDDILMQKIQEERDVYNRLEEKYKLLSHVYILEDEVLEQIEYYLDKKFLLRTDEEKRNKKFFYSCNVLEESIKGILEEKRETNIFFNNLHNPLKKNCYYTFFEDKDFKFYGFYADENQKGRWTATKDSIISFTTPYSDKNIFLNISCKAFLCKKRPQVKIELFLNDCQLIEKKLCLTSNKINQYFAIDKQLYGKTVFLKFKVENTAQPIFYSKSFDVRPLGVFLEGLCLYEL, encoded by the coding sequence ATGATTAATTATAAAAATAAACTTCATTTAATAATTTTTAAAAAGATATTTTCTAGTAGCTTTTTAGAAAGAAAAGCTATTGTTTTTACAGATATGTTTTATGATGAAAACTGTGAATTAATAGATAATTTTTTATTGTTTAAGTATATGTATGAGCAAGGATATGATGTATATTATTTGATGAATAAAAAACATATTAAATATAAACAAGTAAAGCAAATTTATAAAAAAAATATTATAGGGTGTGTTCCAAATAAAACTTCTTGGAGATTATTAGTTGTAATAGCAAAAGTAAAGGTTTGGGTTGATTCGTGTCAGTTGTTGTTTTTATCAAAATTATATTCTCTTATAGATAAGAGCAAAGTATGTTGTATTCAGGCTCAACATGGAGTAAACTATTTTAAAGAAGGATATAGATTTCATTTATCTGAATTTATTTATGATAAAGTGATTGTGAGTAATGATATAGAAAAGTCAATTTATTGTAAAAATTATTCTTATTGTGAAGATAATTTCATTAAGGCTGGGTTACCAAGATGGACATTGTTAGAAAACCATCAAGAAGAAAATTCAATTTTAATTTACTTTACATATAGACAATATATTAGTCTAATAAAGGATAATTTTAAATCTTCTAGTTATTATAAAAAAATAAAGGATTTTTTAAATAATGAAAAATTGAACAAAATTTGTAGTCAATATAAGACAAAAATTTATTTTGCTATGCATCATGAAATTACAAGATTATTTGGAGAAGATTGTTTTAAAACCGAAAATTCTAATATAATTTTTATAGGTGAGCAAGATATAGGAAAAATAAAAAATAAAGCTTCAATGTTAATTACAGATTTTTCATCTATGTGTTTTGATTTTATGTATATAAATAAACCTGTTGTTTTTTATAACATAGCAAAAGATGATATATTAATGCAAAAAATTCAAGAAGAAAGAGATGTCTATAATCGCTTAGAGGAAAAATATAAATTACTAAGTCATGTCTATATTTTAGAAGATGAAGTTTTGGAACAAATAGAGTATTATTTAGATAAAAAGTTCTTGTTAAGAACAGATGAAGAGAAAAGAAATAAAAAATTTTTTTATTCTTGTAATGTTTTAGAAGAAAGCATAAAAGGCATATTGGAAGAAAAAAGAGAAACGAATATTTTTTTTAATAATTTACATAATCCTTTGAAAAAAAACTGCTATTACACTTTTTTTGAAGATAAAGATTTTAAATTTTATGGATTTTATGCTGATGAGAATCAAAAAGGAAGGTGGACTGCGACCAAAGATTCAATTATATCTTTTACGACCCCATATAGCGACAAAAACATTTTTTTAAATATATCATGTAAAGCTTTTTTATGCAAAAAAAGACCACAAGTTAAAATAGAACTATTTCTTAATGATTGCCAATTAATTGAAAAAAAACTTTGTTTGACTTCTAATAAAATAAATCAATATTTTGCAATTGATAAGCAACTATATGGGAAAACGGTTTTTCTTAAATTTAAAGTAGAAAATACAGCTCAACCAATATTTTATAGTAAGTCTTTTGATGTAAGGCCATTAGGTGTATTTTTAGAAGGTTTATGTTTATATGAATTATAA
- a CDS encoding D-sedoheptulose 7-phosphate isomerase: protein MENLNLYIKEHFKDSISVKEQILNDDNLVELIKKASLEVIKAYKNGNKTLLAGNGGSAADAQHIAGEFVSRFYFDRPGIASIALSTDTSILTAIGNDYGYENLFSRQVQAQGVKGDIFIGISTSGNSKNIIKALEVCKEKGIFSIGFSGASGGAMSELCDICIKVPSSCTPRIQESHIVIGHIICAIVEEELFGKGFSCKL, encoded by the coding sequence ATGGAGAATTTAAATTTATATATCAAAGAACACTTTAAAGATAGCATCAGTGTAAAGGAACAAATTTTAAATGATGATAATTTAGTAGAGCTTATCAAAAAAGCTTCACTAGAAGTCATAAAAGCTTATAAAAATGGTAACAAAACTTTACTAGCAGGAAACGGCGGAAGTGCGGCTGATGCACAACATATCGCAGGAGAATTTGTAAGTAGGTTTTATTTTGATAGACCAGGAATTGCTAGTATTGCTTTAAGCACAGACACTAGCATACTTACAGCTATTGGAAATGATTATGGTTATGAAAATTTATTTTCTAGACAAGTGCAAGCACAAGGCGTTAAAGGTGATATTTTTATAGGAATTTCTACGAGCGGAAATAGTAAAAATATCATTAAGGCCTTAGAAGTTTGCAAAGAAAAAGGAATTTTTAGCATAGGTTTTAGTGGAGCTAGTGGTGGGGCTATGAGTGAGCTTTGCGATATTTGCATCAAAGTACCTAGTTCTTGCACTCCTAGAATCCAAGAATCTCATATTGTTATTGGACATATTATTTGTGCTATTGTTGAAGAAGAACTCTTTGGAAAAGGTTTTTCTTGCAAGCTATAG
- a CDS encoding HAD-IA family hydrolase has translation MFNLKKLTKQYKLIMVDIDNTLFNYTYAHNNALKATMQAFDFSLEEYNLAKMEIEKRNLSANHHKKELYFKIICENKGIHFSNAKEMFKIYTSTFLKNIKVDKTMFNFLLCVKQMNKKIIAITNFYFIEQINKLVCANLIDMIDYMVCSEEFEIEKPNKALINRALELFKEPIKEEEIVMIGDSTADDFLGGGYRINYYPYNCSKLLISISGKSGSGKTTLSSAINEIYESFIISTDGYHKYERNSKMWDRVTHYNPEANNLIQLAMDIKHIYQDIGNSFCIPLYDHKSGTIIKSDEIKNKDLDVVIIEGLHTLYQEVIGDFVKIKIYIDSDEADRQKIHRDSKERNYDYDKIIKTIQKRENDYKKYLEKQKDNANFVISVKNGYFTIQLDEILQNDYLQKQYIGKYEDLIKTVKNIFISILKNRWVGNHDK, from the coding sequence ATGTTTAATCTTAAAAAATTGACCAAACAATATAAATTAATTATGGTGGATATTGATAATACTCTGTTTAATTACACATACGCTCATAATAATGCTCTAAAAGCAACCATGCAAGCATTTGATTTTTCTTTAGAAGAATATAATCTTGCAAAAATGGAAATTGAAAAAAGAAATTTATCAGCAAATCACCATAAAAAAGAATTATATTTTAAGATTATTTGTGAAAACAAGGGCATTCATTTTTCAAATGCAAAAGAAATGTTTAAAATATACACGAGCACTTTTTTAAAAAATATCAAAGTGGATAAAACTATGTTTAATTTTTTACTTTGTGTAAAACAAATGAATAAAAAAATCATAGCTATTACAAATTTTTATTTCATAGAACAAATTAACAAGTTAGTTTGTGCAAATCTCATAGATATGATTGATTATATGGTTTGTTCTGAAGAATTTGAAATTGAAAAACCAAATAAAGCTTTGATAAATAGAGCTTTAGAATTATTCAAAGAGCCAATCAAGGAAGAAGAAATTGTAATGATTGGCGATTCTACTGCTGATGATTTTCTAGGGGGGGGGTATAGGATAAATTACTATCCTTATAATTGCTCTAAATTACTAATTTCTATTTCTGGAAAAAGTGGCAGCGGAAAAACTACTCTAAGTAGCGCTATTAATGAGATCTATGAAAGTTTTATTATTAGTACAGATGGCTATCATAAATATGAAAGAAATTCTAAAATGTGGGATCGTGTCACTCACTATAATCCAGAAGCTAATAATCTTATTCAATTGGCTATGGATATTAAACATATATATCAAGATATTGGAAATTCATTTTGTATACCATTGTATGATCATAAAAGTGGCACTATAATAAAATCTGATGAAATTAAAAATAAAGATCTAGATGTTGTGATTATAGAAGGGTTACACACATTATATCAAGAAGTAATTGGTGATTTTGTGAAAATAAAGATATATATTGATTCAGATGAAGCAGATAGGCAAAAAATACATCGGGATAGCAAAGAAAGAAATTATGATTATGATAAGATTATTAAAACTATACAAAAAAGAGAAAATGACTACAAAAAATATCTTGAAAAGCAAAAAGATAATGCAAATTTTGTAATTTCGGTTAAAAATGGCTATTTTACAATACAATTAGATGAGATTTTGCAAAACGATTATCTGCAAAAACAATATATTGGTAAATATGAGGATTTAATCAAAACTGTAAAAAATATTTTTATATCAATTTTAAAAAATCGTTGGGTAGGTAATCATGATAAATAG
- a CDS encoding dehydrogenase, with product MKIIRSQTPLRLGLAGGGTDINLYCDKYTGYVLNATISLYIHCTLIERNDNKIIFDSPDTGGFAKYESKEHLENDGKLDIFKSIYNRIVRDFTKKPLSFSLHTYSDVPSGSGLGGSSTLVVGVIKAFVEWLNLPLGEYEIAKLAYEIEREDMGIVGGAQDQYAATFGGFNFMEFYDQKRVVVNPLRIKNWIASELESRIVLYFTNITREAKDIEEHKKGKLGGGKSLEAMHAIKQDAIDMKEALFRARFDTLAAILNKSWQSKKIISEIVSNDELERIYHLAMENGAYSGKTSGAGAGGFMFFMIDPTKKYNLIKALNKEQGYVQDFSFTKEGAKSWRI from the coding sequence ATGAAAATAATTCGTTCTCAAACTCCACTTCGTCTTGGTTTAGCAGGTGGAGGGACTGATATTAATCTGTATTGTGATAAATACACAGGCTATGTGCTAAATGCCACAATTTCACTTTATATTCATTGTACTTTAATAGAAAGAAATGATAACAAAATCATTTTTGATTCTCCAGATACTGGAGGTTTTGCTAAATATGAAAGCAAAGAGCATTTAGAAAATGATGGAAAATTAGATATTTTTAAGAGTATTTATAATCGCATTGTAAGAGATTTTACAAAAAAGCCTTTAAGTTTTTCTTTGCATACCTATTCTGATGTGCCAAGTGGTAGTGGTTTAGGTGGTAGTTCAACTTTGGTTGTAGGGGTTATAAAAGCTTTTGTTGAATGGCTTAATTTACCTTTAGGCGAGTATGAAATCGCTAAACTTGCTTATGAAATAGAACGCGAAGATATGGGCATAGTAGGTGGTGCGCAAGATCAGTATGCTGCCACCTTTGGTGGTTTTAATTTTATGGAATTTTATGATCAAAAAAGAGTGGTTGTTAATCCTTTACGTATAAAAAATTGGATAGCAAGTGAATTAGAATCGCGTATTGTGCTTTATTTTACCAATATCACAAGAGAAGCAAAAGATATAGAAGAACATAAAAAAGGAAAACTTGGAGGTGGTAAATCCTTAGAAGCTATGCATGCAATAAAGCAAGATGCAATTGATATGAAAGAGGCTTTATTTAGAGCTAGATTTGATACTTTAGCAGCTATTTTAAATAAATCTTGGCAATCTAAAAAGATTATTTCTGAAATTGTAAGCAATGATGAGCTTGAAAGAATTTATCACTTGGCCATGGAAAATGGAGCTTATAGCGGAAAAACTAGTGGTGCTGGAGCAGGTGGATTTATGTTTTTCATGATAGATCCAACCAAAAAATACAACTTAATCAAGGCCTTAAATAAAGAGCAAGGCTATGTGCAAGATTTTTCATTTACTAAAGAAGGGGCAAAATCATGGAGAATTTAA